In Salmo trutta chromosome 28, fSalTru1.1, whole genome shotgun sequence, one DNA window encodes the following:
- the LOC115166275 gene encoding protein RCC2 homolog, protein MGFHGRAAAHMPKITKSGLQAVAVADDIKEKVKLDLPKVKGQLLIFGATNWDLIGRKEVPKAQVAFRNLGQNLWGPHRYGSLSDVQISSVVSGPCAAHSLLITTEGKLWSWGRNEKGQLGHGDTKRLETPKLIEALADEVVVAAACGRNHTLALTEGGTAYSFGENKLGQLGQGNQTDAVLSPALIQYNGQPLVKVACGAEFSMVVDCKGNLYSFGCPEYGQLGHNSDGKFIARAQRIEFDCETIARRVAIFIEKSKDGQVTPVPNVVVRDVACGGNHTLILDSQKRVFSWGFGGYGRLGHTEQKDEMVPRLVKLFDFPGRGASQIYTGYQCSFAVNEMGGLFFWGVTNTSRESTMYPKAVQDLCGWKVRSLACGKSSIVIAADDSTISWGPSPTFGELGYGDNKAKSSTTAQEVKTLDGVYTEQVVMGYAHCLVIARQDTPQEQETLKKLPEYNPGPL, encoded by the exons atgggtttccatggccgagcagccgcacacatgcCTAAGATCACCAAGTCAGGCCTTCAAGCAGTCGCTGTCGCTGACGATATTAAGGAAAAAGTA AAACTTGACTTACCTAAAGTCAAAGGTCAACTGCTCATTTTCGGAGCCACCAACTGGGATCTCATCGGAAGGAAAGAGGTGCCAAAAGCACAAG TGGCCTTCAGGAACCTAGGCCAGAACTTGTGGGGTCCGCACCGCTACGGCAGTCTGAGTGACGTGCAGATCAGCAGTGTGGTGTCTGGGCCCTGTGCTGCCCACAGCCTCCTAATCACCACCGAGGGCAAGCTCTGGAGCTGGG GTCGAAATGAAAAGGGTCAGCTGGGTCACGGGGACACCAAACGCCTGGAGACCCCAAAGCTGATTGAGGCCCTCGCAGACGAAGTGGTGGTGGCTGCAGCCTGTGGACGCAACCACACCCTGGCATTGACAGAGGGTGGCACCGCCTACTCGTTTGGAGAGAACAAACTGGGCCAGCTGGGCCAGGGCAACCAAACAGATGCAGTTCTCAGTCCAGCCCTG ATCCAGTACAATGGGCAGCCCTTGGTCAAGGTGGCGTGTGGGGCAGAGTTCAGTATGGTGGTGGACTGCAAAGGAAACCTCTACTCGTTCGGCTGCCCAGAGTATGGCCAGCTAG GACACAACTCTGACGGCAAGTTCATTGCCCGCGCCCAGCGCATCGAGTTTGACTGTGAGACCATTGCACGCCGCGTGGCCATCTTCATCGAGAAGAGTAAGGACGGCCAGGTGACGCCGGTACCTAACGTGGTAGTCCGAGACGTTGCCTGCGGAGGCAATCACACG CTGATATTGGACTCCCAGAAGCGGGTGTTTTCCTGGGGCTTTGGTGGTTATGGACGGCTGGGTCACACGGAGCAGAAGGACGAGATGGTGCCCAGACTGGTGAAGCTCTTTGACTTCCCCGGGCGCGGGGCATCCCAAATCTACACTGGCTATCAGTGCTCCTTCGCTGTAAATGAGATGG GAGGGCTTTTTTTCTGGGGGGTCACCAATACCTCGCGGGAGTCTACCATGTACCCCAAGGCCGTGCAGGACCTGTGTGGCTGGAAGGTCCGCAGTCTGGCGTGCGGGAAAAGCAGTATAGTTATCGCTGCAGACGACAGCACCATTAGCTGGGGACCCTCCCCCACCTTTGGAGAACTG GGATACGGAGACAACAAGGCCAAGTCCTCCACTACTGCTCAGGAGGTGAAGACCCTGGATGGAGTTTACACTGAACAG GTGGTGATGGGATACGCACACTGCCTGGTCATCGCCAGACAGGATACTCCACAGGAGCAAGAGACGCTCAAGAAGCTGCCAGAGTACAACCCAGGCCCCCTCTGA